One Manihot esculenta cultivar AM560-2 chromosome 6, M.esculenta_v8, whole genome shotgun sequence DNA segment encodes these proteins:
- the LOC110618157 gene encoding pentatricopeptide repeat-containing protein At1g08070, chloroplastic, translated as MDYAHKMFDQIPYPNLSSWNAMFKGYSRNDLHREVFVLYSQMKRMDIMPNCFTFPMVLKSCIKINAFREGEELHCVVIKSGFRANSYVGTMLIDLYSSGGVIGAAYRVFGEMLERNVVAWTSMIRGFILCNDMETARRLFDLAPERDIVLWNTVITGYIEIGDMARAEELFNRMPNKDVMSWNTILVGYANRGDVEACEKLFEDMPERNVFSWNGFIGGYARDGRFFEVLSSFKRMLVDGNVVPNDATLVTVLSACARLGALDLGKWVHVYAESNGYKGNVYVENALIDMYAKCGILENAIGVFKSMDMKDLISWNTMIGGLAVHGRGADALSLFSQMKNAGEKPDGITFLGVLCACSHMGLIEDGFAYFQSMIDDYSIVPQIEHYGCMVDLLARAGLLVQAVDFVKKMPMEADAVIWAALLGACRVYKNVELAELALEKLIKFEPKNPANYVMLSNIYGDLGRWKDVARLKVAMRDTGFRKLPGCSLIEVNDGVFEFYSLDERQPESELIYGTLRGLTKLLKSSGYVPDFVELGKSS; from the coding sequence ATGGATTATGCCCACAAAATGTTCGATCAAATTCCTTATCCAAATCTCTCCAGTTGGAATGCAATGTTTAAAGGTTATTCCCGGAACGACTTGCACAGGGAAGTTTTTGTCTTGTATAGCCAAATGAAGAGAATGGATATTATGCCTAACTGCTTCACATTCCCAATGGTTCTTAAATCGTGTATAAAGATTAATGCATTCAGAGAAGGTGAAGAATTGCATTGTGTTGTGATAAAGAGTGGATTTAGAGCCAATTCATACGTGGGTACTATGTTGATTGATTTGTATTCTAGCGGAGGAGTGATAGGGGCGGCTTATAGAGTGTTTGGTGAGATGCTAGAGAGAAATGTGGTTGCTTGGACTTCCATGATACGTGGTTTCATACTTTGTAATGATATGGAAACTGCACGTCGCCTTTTTGATTTGGCTCCTGAACGTGATATTGTGTTATGGAACACTGTGATTACGGGTTATATTGAGATAGGGGATATGGCAAGAGCAGAGGAGCTTTTCAATAGGATGCCAAACAAGGACGTTATGTCTTGGAACACGATTTTGGTCGGTTATGCCAACAGGGGTGATGTTGAAGCTTGTGAAAAACTGTTTGAAGATATGCCGGAAAGGAATGTCTTTTCATGGAATGGGTTTATCGGAGGTTATGCACGTGATGGGCGTTTTTTTGAAGTATTGAGTTCTTTCAAGAGGATGTTAGTTGATGGTAATGTGGTTCCTAATGACGCCACACTTGTGACTGTGTTATCTGCATGTGCAAGATTGGGTGCTCTTGATTTGGGTAAGTGGGTGCATGTGTATGCTGAGAGTAATGGATATAAAGGGAATGTATATGTTGAGAATGCTTTGATTGACATGTATGCAAAATGTGGGATTCTAGAAAATGCAATTGGTGTGTTTAAAAGCATGGAtatgaaagatttgattagCTGGAACACCATGATTGGTGGCCTAGCGGTGCATGGGCGTGGAGCAGATGCTTTAAGCTTGTTTTCTCAAATGAAAAATGCCGGTGAAAAGCCAGATGGAATCACCTTCTTAGGTGTCTTGTGTGCTTGCTCACATATGGGTTTGATTGAAGATGGCTTTGCATATTTTCAATCAATGATTGATGATTATTCAATTGTGCCTCAAATCGAGCACTATGGTTGCATGGTTGATCTGCTTGCGAGAGCTGGGCTTTTAGTTCAGGCTGTGGATTTTGTTAAAAAGATGCCTATGGAAGCAGATGCTGTCATTTGGGCTGCCTTGCTTGGGGCGTGTAGGGTTTACAAAAATGTTGAATTGGCAGAACTGGCACTTGAAAAACTCATCAAGTTTGAGCCAAAGAACCCTGCAAACTACGTGATGCTTTCTAATATATATGGTGATCTTGGAAGATGGAAAGATGTAGCACGATTAAAAGTTGCAATGAGAGATACTGGCTTCAGAAAATTACCAGGTTGCAGTTTGATTGAGGTCAATGATGGTGTTTTTGAGTTTTATTCTCTGGATGAGAGGCAGCCTGAGAGTGAACTAATATATGGAACCTTGAGGGGTTTGACAAAATTGTTGAAATCATCTGGATATGTACCAGACTTTGTGGAGCTTGGGAAGAGTAGCTGA
- the LOC110617749 gene encoding uncharacterized protein LOC110617749 isoform X3 produces the protein MEFLADAFSFTFLSGALWLMSESTGTFMVFCFSFGGPRVKSKTCLTLSFSRIKLPQNRRDLRLKHMLKEIAQFWQAGQEAILEFGEQNIWAAYDILELFCGFVLAHELQFLMVRIYLDWIKANCG, from the exons ATGGAATTTTTAGCAGATGCATTTTCGTTCACTTTTCTCTCA GGAGCTCTCTGGTTAATGTCCGAGAGTACAGGGACTTTTATGGTTTTTTGCTTTTCCTTTGGCGGCCCGCGTGTCAAGAG CAAAACATGCTTGACCTTATCATTCTCACGCATCAAATTGCCGCAAAATAGAAGAGATTTGCGGCTCAAACACATGCTCAAGGAAATTGCGCAATTTTGGCAGGCTGGACAAGAAGCAATTCTAGAATTCGG AGAACAAAACATATGGGCTGCTTATGATATATTGGAGCTGTTCTGTGGGTTTGTTCTTGCACACGAATTGCAATTCTTGATGGTCAGAA TTTATTTAGACTGGATCAAAGCAAATTGTGGCTGA
- the LOC110617749 gene encoding uncharacterized protein LOC110617749 isoform X2, translating into MEFLADAFSFTFLSGALWLMSESTGTFMVFCFSFGGPRVKSKTCLTLSFSRIKLPQNRRDLRLKHMLKEIAQFWQAGQEAILEFGEQNIWAAYDILELFCGFVLAHELQFLMVRKTVITVILCFDFNLMLVQ; encoded by the exons ATGGAATTTTTAGCAGATGCATTTTCGTTCACTTTTCTCTCA GGAGCTCTCTGGTTAATGTCCGAGAGTACAGGGACTTTTATGGTTTTTTGCTTTTCCTTTGGCGGCCCGCGTGTCAAGAG CAAAACATGCTTGACCTTATCATTCTCACGCATCAAATTGCCGCAAAATAGAAGAGATTTGCGGCTCAAACACATGCTCAAGGAAATTGCGCAATTTTGGCAGGCTGGACAAGAAGCAATTCTAGAATTCGG AGAACAAAACATATGGGCTGCTTATGATATATTGGAGCTGTTCTGTGGGTTTGTTCTTGCACACGAATTGCAATTCTTGATGGTCAGAA AAACAGTAATCACAGTTATACTATGCTTTGATTTTAATCTTATGCTTGTTCAATAA
- the LOC110617749 gene encoding uncharacterized protein LOC110617749 isoform X1, whose amino-acid sequence MEFLADAFSFTFLSGALWLMSESTGTFMVFCFSFGGPRVKSKTCLTLSFSRIKLPQNRRDLRLKHMLKEIAQFWQAGQEAILEFGEQNIWAAYDILELFCGFVLAHELQFLMVRSSVTNAKRQTASLSSDAFLRA is encoded by the exons ATGGAATTTTTAGCAGATGCATTTTCGTTCACTTTTCTCTCA GGAGCTCTCTGGTTAATGTCCGAGAGTACAGGGACTTTTATGGTTTTTTGCTTTTCCTTTGGCGGCCCGCGTGTCAAGAG CAAAACATGCTTGACCTTATCATTCTCACGCATCAAATTGCCGCAAAATAGAAGAGATTTGCGGCTCAAACACATGCTCAAGGAAATTGCGCAATTTTGGCAGGCTGGACAAGAAGCAATTCTAGAATTCGG AGAACAAAACATATGGGCTGCTTATGATATATTGGAGCTGTTCTGTGGGTTTGTTCTTGCACACGAATTGCAATTCTTGATGGTCAGAA GCTCAGTTACTAATGCTAAAAGACAGACAGCATCACTGTCTTCTGATGCTTTCTTGAGAGCTTGA